DNA sequence from the Pseudomonas tritici genome:
TTGCGCGAGTCCGAATAGAAGTACGCGCCTTCCAGCGATTCGCCTTCCTGCTCAAGCCACTCCATCAACCGCGTGATCTTGCCTTCGCGATACGTCAGCACACCCATCGTCCGCCCGCTGTACACGCCATGGCTGACTTCAAGGTTGATGCCCAGCACTTGATCAATGCCGATCCGCGCCGCAATCGGCGTGACCAGATGCGTGCCCGATGCGGAGATCACCAGAATCCGGTCGCCGTTCGCACGGTGGCGGGCGATGGTCTTGGTGGCGTCGCTGTAGATCAACGGTTCGATCACGTCCTCGACCCATGGCTCGACCAGATGCTCGATTTCCTCCGGCGTGCGGCCGA
Encoded proteins:
- a CDS encoding HAD family hydrolase, with the translated sequence MALVIFDLDDTLIHGDCATLWSEQMGRLGWVDPESFMRKNNELMDAYSQGKLLMEDFMDFSLEPMIGRTPEEIEHLVEPWVEDVIEPLIYSDATKTIARHRANGDRILVISASGTHLVTPIAARIGIDQVLGINLEVSHGVYSGRTMGVLTYREGKITRLMEWLEQEGESLEGAYFYSDSRNDLPLLLKVDHPQVVNPDPVLREHAERAGWPIHHWV